The genomic stretch TTGATAATCCCCGGAAAAACGGTAGTGGTTTTGATCCGCTTCTCGAAGCCGGCGTGAAAGATTTCATCGTGCAGTTCTTCCATGAAGCCACGAATGGCGTACTTCGTAGTGTTGTAACTTCTTGTGTAACCCTCCGGCAGGTAGGCCAACAGCGAGGATAGTCCCACGATATGACCCTGGCGCCTTTCGTACATTCCCGGCAGAAACGTTTTGATCGTCTACGAACAGTTCGGAATTCATCGGACGcaattacactaaagtcgcttttcacgcgggtgTATTCTGATTTGACCTAGTTACTCACCCAAAAGTGACTAAGTATATTAACATTGACCATTCGTCTAATGTTTTCCGGACTGTACTCATCAGGCACCAGAAAAGGTAGAACACTAGCGTTGTTAACTAGAATATCGATCGGACCAATCTCCCGTCCTAGTTGATCGATTTCCTCATAACTGGAAACGTCCACCTggaagaaaaaacatttttaatttcatcCTCTAATCAGCAAAGTATCAAACTAACCTTGTAAAAAGCCGCCTTTCCGTTGGTTTCATCGATATCGATAATGACCACATTGCAACCGCTTCGGGCAAGTTCCAGGGCAACCGCGCGTCCAATTCCGTTAGAACCTCCCGTCACTAAGGCATTCCAGCCGGTAATATTTTTCGGAGGACCAGGAAACAATCGTTGTACCAGCAGACAAATCCACACCGGAACACTTTTCACAAAAAACTCCAATAAATACACAAAACGTTTCACACGATCGAAGGGAGATTTTGGCTCAACTGGAGTGGCCGGATTGTAGGGTCGTTTGTAGAATTCCGCCAAGCTACCGGCGTCcgtttctgagctcatttttttctgattctgcAACACTAACTGACCAACGAGCCAAGGGTGAGTAAGTGGTAC from Wyeomyia smithii strain HCP4-BCI-WySm-NY-G18 chromosome 3, ASM2978416v1, whole genome shotgun sequence encodes the following:
- the LOC129732400 gene encoding 17-beta-hydroxysteroid dehydrogenase 13-like, yielding MSSETDAGSLAEFYKRPYNPATPVEPKSPFDRVKRFVYLLEFFVKSVPVWICLLVQRLFPGPPKNITGWNALVTGGSNGIGRAVALELARSGCNVVIIDIDETNGKAAFYKVDVSSYEEIDQLGREIGPIDILVNNASVLPFLVPDEYSPENIRRMVNVNILSHFWTIKTFLPGMYERRQGHIVGLSSLLAYLPEGYTRSYNTTKYAIRGFMEELHDEIFHAGFEKRIKTTTVFPGIINAREECTDQLRMLPYVWNRPVYSPEEAGRRIVEAVQRDTRKLVIYQSNTALQVAKFEDLPKEITRLYTRTIFK